In the genome of Dermacentor silvarum isolate Dsil-2018 chromosome 1, BIME_Dsil_1.4, whole genome shotgun sequence, one region contains:
- the LOC125944684 gene encoding uncharacterized protein LOC125944684, whose protein sequence is MLQGMNGTQQRLPMRLGIAVSPRWRHYADLSASVGEETYIFLLLCFSHAKSFLSEFSDDDFVSALLTDDDDDEQSSTVSTSTREQRRRECPKALLIAGLALTLLVLALAAIVWKKVEKPEFVPPSGVVVPPLKDPPHRRVLAGRLGGVESARNASALPRNKQFMVPGKRAFAGEPTTEFSMIEIADVNFDSLRTTKVASPETHTLAEPEVHEPFRQEPFTIHWRSAVGRKDFGPTTKSPRLWLKNVNDTLSVTPNLVRRFIGRGRFPEVSTTPAVAPNGSGGRIWGIENGNISIYVIRVGRNTSGGANASSAGPTWRISGTGITASSAKATFGSVNWSSSAGDAAESFISWDRLPDTSHKEQATTKVATSTGAVPDASVTERRSKTGRDVSEFSRGQGCWAFYRSS, encoded by the exons ATGTTGCAAGGAATGAACGGCACGCAGCAGCGGCTGCCCATGAGGCTGGGAATCGCGGTCAGTCCTAGATGGAGGCACTATGCTGACCTGAGTGCCAGTGTCGGTGAGGAAAC GTACatttttttgttgctttgttttAGCCACGCGAAATCGTTCCTGAGTGAATTTTCGGACGATGACTTCGTCTCCGCTCTTCtcacggacgacgacgacgacgaacagaGCAGCACCGT GTCGACGAGCACTCGAGAGCAGCGACGGCGCGAGTGCCCCAAAGCGCTCCTCATTGCTGGCCTGGCCCTCACACTGCTCGTTCTCGCGTTGGCGGCCATCGTCTGGAAGAAGGTCGAGAAACCGGAGTTCGTGCCACCGTCAG GTGTCGTCGTGCCTCCGTTAAAGGACCCGCCACATCGCCGAG TGTTGGCCGGTCGTCTTGGCGGCGTGGAGTCGGCCCGCAACGCGTCGGCCCTGCCCCGAAACAAGCAGTTCATGGTGCCCGGGAAGCGAGCCTTCGCAGGGGAACCAACCACTGAGTTCTCCATGATAGAAATCGCAGACGTCAACTTCGATTCTCTCCGCACCACGAAGGTCGCCTCCCCGGAGACCCATACACTCGCCGAGCCGGAAGTGCACGAACCGTTCCGGCAGGAGCCCTTCACCATTCATTGGAGATCAGCTGTGGGACGCAAGGACTTTGGTCCAACCACCAAGAGTCCTCGGCTGTGGCTTAAAAATGTTAATGACACCCTGTCGGTCACTCCAAATCTAGTTCGCAGGTTCATTGGAAGAGGTAGATTTCCGGAAGTGTCCACAACACCGGCGGTAGCACCCAACGGCAGTGGTGGTCGTATCTGGGGCATCGAAAACGGCAACATCAGCATCTACGTGATCAGGGTTGGCAGGAATACGAGTGGCGGCGCCAACGCGAGTAGTGCCGGCCCCACATGGAGGATTAGTGGAACTGGCATCACCGCTAGCTCTGCCAAGGCGACCTTCGGCAGTGTGAACTGGAGCTCCTCCGCTGGGGATGCGGCCGAGTCATTCATAAGTTGGGATCGGCTCCCCGATACCTCTCACAAAGAGCAAGCTACGACGAAAGTCGCGACCTCTACTGGTGCGGTCCCTGACGCATCTGTCACCGAACGACGCTCAAAGACAGGGCGCGACGTTTCCGAATTCAGTCGGGGACAAGGGTGTTGGGCCTTTTACAGGAGCTCCTAA